One genomic segment of Hordeum vulgare subsp. vulgare chromosome 2H, MorexV3_pseudomolecules_assembly, whole genome shotgun sequence includes these proteins:
- the LOC123425059 gene encoding putative SWI/SNF-related matrix-associated actin-dependent regulator of chromatin subfamily A member 3-like 1 encodes MASSSSSRGGGGDDDNEPYLVGFVVAKIVGLKYYTGTLSGGERPSLVREPLNRFDSNAIAVHNSRGQQVGHIEGRTAKVLAPLLDSHLVANTLVVVPDGRSSKAGTSFYKLPCQIHLFARPAAADIVREAIDGSGLVLIDPDHIEFSLSGSAFVQEQAKKSGRDVDKLFARVGKEGGSRIEPMEPPEDVVVSDLFEHQKAALGWLVHREESCDLPPFWKEDKAGGYENVLTSQSTKQRPQPLRGGIFADDMGLGKTLTLLSLIARSKARNVGGGKAKGTKRRKIDDTEAGSRTTLVVCPPSVFSSWVTQLEEHTNAGSLKVYMYHGQRTKDKDVLLKYDIVITTYSVLGTEFDQEGSPVNDIEWFRVILDEAHIIKNSAALQTRAVTALNAQRRWVVTGTPIQNSSLDLYPLMAFLKFEPFSVKSYWQSLIQHPLEKGNKAGLSRLQNLLGAISLRRTKETECGSKSVVAIPPKTVVACYIELSAEERECYDQMESEGRNKMMEFGDRDSILRNYSTVLFLILRLRQLCNDVALCPFDIKSWLPANTLEDVSNSPELLKKLASLVADGEDFDCPICLSPPSKTIITSCTHIYCQTCILKILKSASSRCPICRRSLSKEDLFIAPAVQHPDDDDSGSLDSDKPLSSKVQALLELLNRSRNEDPSSKSVVFSQFQKMLVLLEGPLKRAGFKILRLDGTMSVKKRSDVIKQFAVVGPDVPTVLLAGLKAAGAGVNLTAASTVYLFDPWWNPGTEEQAMDRVHRIGQKKAVKVVRLIVKNSIEERVLELQERKKRLISGAFRKKGSSKEEKELRLEELRIMLGFQP; translated from the exons atggcctcctcctcctcctcccgcgggGGCGGcggtgacgacgacaacgagccCTACCTCGTGGGATTCGTCGTCGCCAAGATCGTCGGCCTCAAGTACTACACCGGCACCCTCAGCGGCGGCGAGAGGCCCTCCCTCGTCCGCGAGCCCCTCAACCGCTTCGACAGCAACGCCATCGCCGTCCACAACAGCCGCGGCCAACAGGTCGGCCACATCGAGGGCCGCACCGCCAAGGTCCTCGCCCCGCTCCTCGACTCCCACCTCGTCGCCAACACCCTCGTCGTCGTGCCCGACGGCCGGTCCTCCAAGGCCGGCACCAGTTTCTACAAGCTTCCCTGCCAGATCCACCTCTTCGCCCGCCCGGCCGCCGCGGACATCGTCCGCGAGGCCATCGACGGCAGCGGCCTCGTCCTCATCGACCCGGACCACATCGAGTTCTCCCTGTCCGGGTCCGCCTTCGTGCAGGAACAGGCCAAGAAATCCGGCCGGGATGTCGATAAGCTGTTCGCGCGTgtggggaaggaaggggggaGCCGGATTGAGCCCATGGAGCCTCCAGAGGATGTCGTGGTCTCAGACCTCTTCGAGCACCAGAAGGCAGCCTTGGGGTGGCTGGTGCACAGGGAGGAGTCCTGCGACCTGCCGCCATTCTGGAAAGAAGATAAAGCTGGGGGCTACGAGAACGTGCTCACCAGCCAGAGTACCAAGCAGCGGCCGCAACCGCTGAGAGGCGGGATTTTCGCCGATGATATGGGGCTTGGCAAGACGCTCACGCTGTTGTCATTGATTGCGCGAAGTAAAGCTCGCAATGTCGGAGGGGGGAAGGCCAAAGGGACCAAAAGGAGGAAGATCGATGACACGGAGGCGGGATCGAGGACGACACTTGTGGTGTGCCCGCCCTCGGTGTTCTCGTCTTGGGTGACACAGCTGGAGGAGCATACGAATGCAGGCAGCTTGAAGGTGTATATGTACCATGGGCAGCGAACAAAAGATAAGGATGTGCTGTTGAAGTATGACATTGTGATTACCACCTACAGCGTCTTGGGTACGGAATTTGACCAGGAGGGCTCACCTGTGAACGATATTGAATGGTTCCGGGTCATTCTGGATGAGGCCCATATTATCAAGAACTCTGCAGCTCTGCAGACTCGGGCGGTGACTGCCTTGAATGCACAGAGGCGCTGGGTAGTCACAGGGACGCCAATTCAGAACAGCTCATTGGATTTGTACCCGCTTATGGCGTTTTTGAAGTTTGAGCCTTTCTCAGTCAAGAGCTACTGGCAGAGCTTAATCCAGCACCCCCTGGAGAAAGGGAATAAGGCTGGCTTGTCACGATTACAA AACCTACTAGGTGCTATCTCATTGCGCAGAACCAAAGAAACAGAGTGTGGAAGCAAGAGTGTGGTTGCCATTCCACCTAAAACTGTTGTAGCATGTTACATTGAGCTTTCTGCAGAGGAAAGGGAGTGTTATGATCAGATGGAATCGGAAGGGAGAAACAAAATGATGGAGTTTGGTGACAGAGATTCGATATTGCGTAATTACTCAACCGTGCTTTTTCTGATTCTGAGGCTACGCCAGCTCTGCAATGATGTAGCACTGTGCCCTTTTGACATTAAATCATGGCTTCCTGCtaacacccttgaag ATGTGTCCAATAGCCCCGAGTTGTTGAAGAAGCTTGCCTCATTGGTTGCTGATGGAGAGGACTTTGACTGTCCAATTTGCTTGTCTCCTCCATCTAAAACTATTATAACAAGCTGCACTCACATATATTGCCAAACCTGCATCCTGAAAATCCTCAAGAGCGCTAGTTCCCGTTGTCCGATATGTCGGCGCTCGCTATCGAAAGAAGACCTCTTTATTGCTCCGGCGGTACAGCATCCTGATGACGATGACTCGGGCAGTCTTGACTCTGACAAACCTCTCTCTTCCAAGGTGCAAGCCCTGCTGGAGCTACTGAATCGTTCACGTAATGAAGACCCTTCATCAAAGTCTGTCGTGTTTTCCCagttccagaagatgttggttctGCTCGAAGGACCACTGAAAAGAGCAGGCTTCAAAATACTACGTCTTGACGGCACCATGAGCGTGAAGAAGAGGTCAGATGTCATAAAGCAGTTTGCGGTCGTCGGCCCCGATGTCCCGACGGTACTGCTGGCCGGCCTGAAGGCCGCAGGCGCTGGAGTGAACCTAACAGCGGCGTCGACGGTGTACCTGTTCGACCCCTGGTGGAACCCCGGGACGGAGGAGCAGGCCATGGACCGGGTGCACCGGATCGGGCAGAAGAAAGCGGTGAAGGTGGTGCGGCTGATCGTGAAGAACAGCATCGAGGAGAGGGTCCTGGAGCTGCAGGAGAGGAAGAAGCGGCTGATCAGCGGCGCGTTCAGGAAGAAAGGGAGctccaaggaggagaaggagctgcgCCTTGAGGAGCTGCGCATCATGCTCGGATTTCAGCCATAG